One genomic window of Conger conger chromosome 7, fConCon1.1, whole genome shotgun sequence includes the following:
- the mrpl22 gene encoding 39S ribosomal protein L22, mitochondrial → MALSSVTGVGVTLLRSIAGQMCSRIVASVCVVQHPSFHTSPTLELSRKWERKNRTVYPPQSRDEARRPAEIHHCRQQIKYSKDKMWYLAKLIRGMSIDQAIAQLEFNDKKGAGIMKEVLLEAQELAVKNHNVEYKSNLYVAQSFSGKGKYLKRIRIHGRGMWGIMDKVHCHYFVKLVEGPPPMVEPKAGLDQAREYVENLKSRTVIHSL, encoded by the exons ATGGCGCTCTCCTCTGTGACAGGAGTGG gtGTCACACTCTTGAGAAGTATTGCAGGACAGATGTGTTCAAG AATTGTCGCCTCAGTCTGCGTTGTTCAACACCCCTCCTTCCACACCAGTCCGACATTAGAGCTCAGTAGAAAATGGGAGAGGAAGAATCGAACTGTTTATCCGCCGCAAAGTCGGGACGAGGCGCGGAGACCTGCT GAAATCCATCACTGTAGGCAGCAGATAAAGTACAGCAAGGACAAGATGTGGTATCTGGCAAAACTG ATAAGAGGCATGAGTATTGACCAGGCCATCGCACAGCTGGAGTTCAACGATAAGAAGGGAGCGGGTATAATGAAGGAG GTTCTGTTGGAAGCCCAGGAACTGGCTGTTAAGAATCACAATGTTGAGTACAAATCAAACCTGTATGTTG CCCAGTCGTTCTCGGGGAAGGGGAAGTACCTGAAACGGATCCGGATCCACGGCCGGGGCATGTGGGGCATCATGGATAAGGTCCACTGCCACTACTTTGTGAAGCTGGTGGAGGGCCCCCCCCCCATGGTGGAGCCGAAGGCGGGGCTGGACCAGGCCCGGGAGTATGTGGAGAATCTGAAGAGCCGCACCGTCATCCACTCGCTCTAG